A genomic region of Gaiellales bacterium contains the following coding sequences:
- a CDS encoding cupin domain-containing protein: MRATQVFDIDAAVFADAFARKSMTVHHELADHPLFTIDAIAELADSLPPESVRRERGDLPLANSGFGYKEVGQGPPSESIRAVEENGFRITLRDIQQSPEYAEVINECLDEVAGLVEDREGGMTRRAGYLFISCPASTTPMHFDVEHSFLLQVKGTKHVSVASYGEDVVARHRELDRYLDGEECDFETMQRNATMTVMGPGVGVYLPSYVPHWVETKAGISISFSIPFFTAHTERAEGVTRINARLRKLHLSPKTLGSSTSSDRAKAAVFRSIQKVRGGH; this comes from the coding sequence GTGCGCGCGACTCAGGTCTTCGACATCGACGCGGCGGTCTTTGCGGATGCGTTTGCCCGCAAGTCCATGACCGTTCATCACGAGCTGGCCGATCATCCACTGTTCACGATCGACGCGATCGCGGAGCTGGCGGACAGCCTGCCTCCGGAGTCCGTCCGGCGCGAGCGCGGCGACCTCCCGCTCGCAAACTCGGGGTTCGGGTACAAGGAGGTCGGGCAGGGCCCGCCCTCGGAGAGCATCCGCGCCGTCGAGGAGAACGGCTTCCGGATCACGCTGCGCGACATCCAGCAGTCGCCCGAGTACGCCGAGGTGATCAACGAGTGCCTCGACGAGGTGGCCGGGCTCGTGGAGGACCGCGAGGGCGGCATGACCCGCCGCGCGGGCTACCTCTTCATCTCGTGTCCGGCGTCGACGACGCCCATGCACTTCGACGTCGAGCACAGCTTCCTGCTCCAGGTCAAGGGCACCAAGCACGTGAGCGTCGCCTCCTACGGCGAGGACGTCGTCGCCCGCCACCGCGAGCTCGACCGCTACCTCGACGGCGAGGAGTGTGACTTCGAGACGATGCAGCGGAACGCGACGATGACCGTGATGGGCCCGGGCGTCGGCGTCTACCTGCCGTCGTATGTGCCCCACTGGGTCGAGACCAAGGCGGGCATCTCGATCTCGTTCTCGATCCCGTTCTTCACGGCCCACACGGAGCGGGCCGAGGGCGTGACGCGCATAAACGCCCGGCTGCGCAAGCTGCACCTGTCACCGAAGACGCTCGGTTCCTCCACGTCGTCCGACCGGGCCAAGGCAGCGGTGTTCCGCTCGATCCAGAAGGTGCGGGGAGGGCACTAG
- a CDS encoding glycosyltransferase has protein sequence MSAPHVVIVNQNAALEIDLRPRREAETLAEAGYTVTLVGGSRSPGAVRAMTGARVNLELYPQPREGRGVVGQIREQQQAMAWALLALRRAARRAPVAVVHAGNPPDNFFLARRALRPVQGSTPRFVFDQHDAAPVLLEEKFPQTPLRRPLMTTARRIERWSFAAAGLVVFANAEYRARAERDGLLRGDSEVVPNGWSLPDVAADPRWGDGADHLLAYVGTIGEQDDVDRLVDAVAELGLPGRVKVVVAGAGSALDTVQRRARDRGVAAAFEWLGFVRDRDRIASLVRSADVCVAPEADSAFNRLATFVKVVEYMSAGAPIVAHRLPQTERLAGETLEYAPDMTAAGLAAALRAVLADPERANGLGAAARERFRERISWERAGGPRLVAAYERLLGAPNGA, from the coding sequence GTGAGCGCCCCGCACGTCGTGATCGTGAACCAGAACGCGGCGCTCGAGATCGACCTGCGCCCGCGCCGCGAGGCGGAGACGCTGGCGGAGGCCGGCTACACGGTGACGCTCGTCGGCGGCTCCCGCTCGCCCGGGGCGGTGCGGGCGATGACGGGCGCGCGGGTCAACCTCGAGCTCTACCCGCAGCCGCGCGAGGGTCGGGGTGTCGTCGGCCAGATCCGCGAGCAGCAGCAGGCGATGGCGTGGGCGCTGCTTGCCCTGCGCCGGGCGGCGCGGCGGGCCCCGGTCGCGGTCGTGCACGCCGGCAACCCGCCGGACAACTTCTTCCTCGCCCGCCGGGCGCTTCGGCCGGTGCAGGGCTCGACGCCCCGGTTCGTGTTCGACCAGCACGATGCGGCGCCGGTGCTGCTCGAGGAGAAGTTCCCGCAGACGCCGCTTCGGCGGCCGCTGATGACGACGGCGCGGCGCATCGAGCGGTGGAGCTTTGCGGCCGCCGGGCTGGTCGTCTTTGCGAACGCGGAGTACCGCGCCCGGGCCGAGCGGGACGGGCTCCTGCGCGGCGACAGCGAGGTCGTCCCGAACGGCTGGTCGCTCCCCGACGTGGCCGCCGATCCGCGCTGGGGCGACGGCGCCGACCACCTGCTCGCCTACGTCGGCACGATCGGCGAGCAGGACGACGTCGACCGCCTCGTCGACGCGGTCGCCGAGCTCGGTCTTCCGGGCCGGGTCAAGGTCGTCGTCGCCGGCGCCGGCTCGGCGCTTGACACGGTGCAGCGCCGCGCCCGTGATCGCGGCGTCGCCGCCGCCTTCGAGTGGCTCGGCTTCGTGCGCGACCGCGACCGGATCGCCTCGCTCGTGCGGTCGGCCGACGTGTGCGTCGCGCCCGAGGCCGACTCGGCCTTCAACCGTCTCGCCACGTTCGTGAAGGTGGTCGAGTACATGTCGGCGGGCGCGCCAATTGTCGCTCACCGCCTGCCGCAGACCGAGCGGCTGGCCGGCGAGACGCTCGAGTACGCGCCCGACATGACCGCCGCGGGGCTCGCGGCCGCCCTCCGCGCCGTGCTCGCCGATCCCGAGCGGGCCAACGGCCTGGGCGCGGCGGCGCGCGAGCGCTTCCGCGAGCGGATCAGCTGGGAGCGTGCGGGCGGGCCGCGCCTGGTCGCCGCCTACGAGCGCCTGCTCGGTGCGCCGAATGGCGCCTGA
- a CDS encoding glycosyltransferase family 4 protein — MTRNGRPRLVFVCPNLEAGGAERQWLALLPGLAERGFDVGVVTLDGRGAYFDDLAAGGVPVACARLRHRADPAGLARALRLAGPSSSVVVSRGTSAHVVGHALARRQRAAHVVTEHLGPDPLGVRPLRRHQQALLRPVRPRVAAVVTVARSQREHLVRDGYPGGAIRVIPNGVAPDPAVRPRQRVRAELGVAPDEFLAVLVAALRPEKRAVTFVEQAAAAHRVEPAVRGIVVGAGPDAQAVDAAVGRSDGAVRAVGYRADALDVIAAADVFCLTSAVEALPMTVLEAMSLGRPVIATAVGGVGEAVADGETGILVARDRPQEMAEALVALARDRDGAGALGRAGRERQRRAFSIDAMTGRYAELLGAVGR, encoded by the coding sequence GTGACCCGCAACGGCCGCCCCCGGCTCGTGTTCGTGTGCCCGAACCTGGAGGCGGGCGGCGCCGAGCGGCAGTGGCTCGCGCTCCTGCCCGGGCTGGCCGAGCGCGGCTTCGACGTCGGCGTCGTCACGCTCGACGGCCGCGGCGCGTACTTCGACGATCTCGCGGCGGGCGGCGTCCCCGTGGCGTGCGCCCGGCTGCGCCACCGGGCCGATCCGGCCGGCCTGGCCCGCGCCCTGCGCCTCGCCGGCCCGAGCTCGTCCGTCGTCGTCAGCCGCGGCACGAGCGCGCACGTCGTCGGCCATGCGCTCGCCCGTCGCCAGCGGGCGGCCCACGTCGTCACCGAGCATCTCGGCCCCGATCCGCTGGGCGTGCGGCCGCTGCGCCGCCACCAGCAGGCGCTGCTTCGGCCCGTGCGTCCGCGCGTGGCGGCGGTCGTCACCGTCGCCCGGAGCCAGCGCGAGCACCTCGTCCGCGACGGCTATCCGGGCGGCGCGATCCGGGTGATCCCAAACGGCGTCGCCCCCGACCCGGCGGTGCGCCCGCGCCAGCGGGTGCGGGCCGAGCTCGGCGTCGCCCCGGACGAGTTCCTGGCGGTGCTCGTGGCCGCGCTTCGGCCGGAGAAGCGGGCCGTGACCTTCGTGGAGCAGGCCGCCGCGGCCCATCGCGTCGAGCCGGCGGTGCGCGGGATCGTGGTCGGCGCCGGGCCGGACGCGCAAGCGGTCGACGCGGCCGTGGGCCGCAGCGACGGGGCGGTGCGGGCCGTCGGCTACCGGGCCGACGCGCTCGACGTGATCGCCGCCGCCGACGTCTTCTGCCTTACGAGCGCCGTCGAGGCGCTGCCGATGACCGTCCTCGAGGCGATGTCGCTCGGGCGGCCTGTGATCGCGACGGCGGTCGGCGGCGTGGGCGAGGCGGTCGCCGACGGTGAGACGGGCATCCTCGTGGCGCGCGACCGGCCGCAGGAGATGGCCGAGGCGCTGGTCGCGCTCGCCCGTGACCGCGATGGCGCCGGGGCGCTCGGACGGGCGGGGCGCGAGCGCCAGCGGCGGGCGTTCTCGATCGACGCGATGACCGGCCGCTACGCCGAGCTGCTGGGGGCGGTGGGCCGGTGA
- a CDS encoding glycosyltransferase has translation MPGHGDIRVLVLTNMYPTAAEPHVGCFVRDQVEDLRALGAEAEVQAFDGRRDKRRYLAAAGTLRRALRRGRFDLVHAHYGLSGAVAAAQLRTPVVTTFHGSDAWVRWQRRVSQAVARRTQPIAVAPVVAAALRLDGRAPVIPCAVDLDLFRPGDRADARRRLGWAQEGPCILFPAARGDRSKAANKRVDVFDATVERVRRRIPDAHAASLDGLLRHEVALAMRAADVAVMTSAREGAPVAVKEALASGTPVVSVAVGDVPDLVRGLPGCAIAAREPDALAAAVEDALRAGGDLRLRAAMEAYGRRPIAERVLAVYRRLLAGRAR, from the coding sequence ATGCCAGGCCACGGCGACATCAGGGTGCTGGTGCTCACGAACATGTATCCGACGGCGGCCGAGCCGCACGTCGGCTGCTTCGTGCGCGACCAGGTCGAGGACCTGCGCGCGCTCGGGGCCGAGGCCGAGGTGCAGGCGTTCGACGGCCGCCGCGACAAGCGCCGCTATCTGGCGGCGGCCGGGACGCTTCGGCGGGCGCTGCGCCGTGGCCGTTTCGACCTCGTCCACGCCCACTACGGCCTGTCCGGCGCGGTCGCCGCGGCGCAGCTGCGCACGCCGGTGGTGACGACGTTCCACGGCAGCGACGCCTGGGTGCGGTGGCAGCGGCGCGTGTCGCAGGCGGTCGCGCGGCGGACGCAGCCGATCGCGGTCGCGCCGGTGGTCGCCGCAGCGCTTCGGCTCGACGGCCGCGCGCCGGTGATCCCGTGCGCCGTCGACCTCGACCTGTTCCGCCCGGGCGACCGGGCCGATGCCCGCCGGCGGCTGGGCTGGGCGCAGGAGGGGCCCTGCATCCTCTTCCCGGCCGCCCGCGGCGACCGCTCGAAGGCGGCCAACAAGCGCGTCGACGTGTTCGACGCGACGGTCGAGCGGGTGCGCCGCCGCATCCCGGACGCTCACGCGGCCAGCCTGGACGGCCTGCTCCGGCACGAGGTGGCGCTGGCGATGCGGGCTGCCGACGTGGCGGTGATGACCTCGGCGCGGGAGGGGGCGCCGGTGGCGGTGAAGGAGGCGCTCGCCTCGGGGACGCCGGTCGTCTCGGTCGCGGTGGGCGACGTGCCGGATCTCGTCCGCGGCCTGCCGGGATGCGCCATTGCCGCGCGCGAGCCCGACGCGCTGGCCGCCGCCGTGGAGGACGCCCTTCGAGCCGGCGGTGACCTGCGATTGCGCGCGGCGATGGAGGCGTACGGCCGTCGGCCGATCGCCGAGCGCGTCCTCGCGGTCTACCGCCGCCTCCTCGCCGGGCGGGCGCGGTGA
- a CDS encoding Gfo/Idh/MocA family oxidoreductase — protein sequence MTLDLHQPDVVSARRGESERPAVNVGVVGLGYWGPNLVRNLSELDGAEAAWMCDLDPGLLEKLGRRFPAVRQTCDFDEMLDDPELDAVCVVTPVSTHYDLAMRALEAGKHVFVEKPLAPSSELARELIRTAEERDLVLMPGHTFLYSPPVIRIRDLIRSGELGNIYFVSMSRVNLGMHQSDVSVLWDLGPHDFSILMYWLGELPSRVMTMGRACIVPGQQDVAFISCEFDSGTIAHIELAWLAPSKLRRTTVVGSSKMVVYDDCSNEPVRVYDSSVVPRNPESFGEFLNYRAGDIVSPRLDPAEPIGLQMEDFCHAIRSGSIPRSSPQLGLDVVRMIEAAEGSLLGAA from the coding sequence ATGACGCTCGACCTCCACCAGCCGGACGTCGTCTCGGCCCGCCGGGGCGAGTCCGAGCGCCCGGCCGTGAACGTCGGCGTCGTCGGGCTCGGCTACTGGGGGCCGAACCTGGTGCGCAACCTGAGCGAGCTCGACGGGGCCGAGGCGGCCTGGATGTGCGACCTGGACCCCGGGCTGCTCGAGAAGCTCGGCCGCCGCTTCCCGGCCGTCCGCCAGACGTGCGACTTCGACGAGATGCTGGACGACCCGGAGCTCGACGCCGTCTGCGTCGTCACGCCCGTCTCGACCCACTACGACCTCGCGATGCGCGCCCTCGAGGCGGGCAAGCACGTCTTCGTCGAGAAGCCGCTGGCGCCGTCCTCCGAGCTGGCTCGGGAGCTGATCCGCACCGCCGAGGAGCGCGACCTCGTGCTGATGCCGGGGCACACGTTCCTCTACAGCCCGCCCGTGATCCGGATCCGCGACCTCATCCGCTCCGGCGAGCTCGGCAACATCTACTTCGTCTCGATGTCGCGGGTGAACCTGGGCATGCACCAGTCCGACGTGAGCGTCCTCTGGGATCTCGGGCCGCACGACTTCTCGATCCTCATGTACTGGCTCGGGGAGCTGCCGTCGCGGGTGATGACGATGGGGCGGGCGTGCATCGTGCCCGGCCAGCAGGACGTGGCGTTCATCAGCTGCGAGTTCGACTCGGGCACGATCGCGCACATCGAGCTCGCCTGGCTCGCGCCCAGCAAGCTGCGGCGGACGACCGTGGTCGGCTCGAGCAAGATGGTGGTCTACGACGACTGCAGCAACGAGCCGGTGCGCGTCTACGACTCGAGCGTCGTGCCTCGTAACCCGGAGTCGTTCGGCGAGTTCCTGAACTACCGCGCCGGCGACATCGTCTCGCCCCGGCTCGACCCGGCCGAGCCGATCGGCCTGCAGATGGAGGACTTCTGCCACGCGATCCGCTCCGGCTCGATCCCGCGCTCCTCGCCGCAGCTCGGCCTCGACGTCGTGCGCATGATCGAGGCCGCCGAGGGGTCGCTCCTGGGAGCGGCCTGA
- a CDS encoding exopolysaccharide biosynthesis polyprenyl glycosylphosphotransferase, with amino-acid sequence MSEERIVAATAEPPELRAAAVPAGPAPAVRSRPGPIVPLLAASDGIALVAAFLVTSMAIPTMHGRAGVHAEGVLLLALALPGWFAGARLYGLYAAEPGRELLGRGGEWTNVGRLMVVGTWLVLAIAWPAGLGQPATARLVVFAALAVVFVVSGRMAVRAAARRRSAYAQSAVIVGAGDVGQLVARKLLHHPEYGIELVGFVDAPPKRVRREVAGVPVLGVMDDLARIVRERGVERVIVAFSKHNDGDVLTHVRPLMRQDVRVDVVPRMFEIIGPDLGLPDVEGIPLVSLSPRRRPRRLLLVKRGIDIVGAGIGLVLAAPVFVWAWWRIPRETPGPVFFRQTRLGEDMNEFTMLKFRTMSADADASGHRDFVAQSMNGDAAAGELYKLDRHDVITPTGRSLRRLSLDELPQLWNVLRGEMSLVGPRPCLDYETEHFAPHHYERFQMPAGLTGLWQVKARARAPFAEALEMDVAYVRSWSLGLDLRLILRTPAEMLRQRKATV; translated from the coding sequence GTGTCTGAGGAGCGGATCGTCGCCGCGACGGCCGAGCCGCCAGAGCTGCGGGCCGCCGCAGTGCCGGCCGGGCCGGCCCCGGCCGTGCGGTCGCGACCGGGCCCGATCGTGCCGCTGCTGGCCGCGAGCGACGGGATCGCGCTCGTGGCGGCGTTCCTGGTCACGAGCATGGCCATCCCCACCATGCACGGGCGGGCGGGCGTCCACGCCGAGGGCGTGCTGCTCCTCGCCCTCGCCCTGCCGGGCTGGTTCGCGGGCGCCCGGCTGTACGGGCTCTACGCCGCCGAGCCGGGCCGCGAGCTGCTCGGGCGGGGCGGCGAGTGGACGAACGTCGGCCGGCTGATGGTGGTCGGGACGTGGCTCGTCCTCGCCATCGCCTGGCCGGCGGGACTGGGCCAGCCCGCGACCGCCCGCCTCGTGGTGTTCGCCGCGCTCGCCGTCGTCTTCGTCGTCTCGGGCCGGATGGCCGTGCGGGCGGCCGCCCGCCGCCGCAGCGCCTACGCCCAGAGCGCCGTGATCGTCGGCGCCGGCGACGTCGGCCAGCTCGTCGCCCGCAAGCTCCTGCACCACCCGGAGTACGGCATCGAACTCGTCGGCTTCGTGGACGCGCCGCCGAAGCGCGTCCGCCGCGAGGTCGCCGGCGTCCCCGTCCTCGGGGTGATGGACGACCTCGCCCGGATCGTCCGCGAGCGCGGCGTCGAGCGCGTCATCGTCGCCTTCTCGAAGCACAACGACGGTGACGTGCTCACCCACGTCCGCCCGCTGATGCGCCAGGACGTGCGCGTCGACGTCGTCCCGCGCATGTTCGAGATCATCGGCCCCGATCTCGGCCTGCCCGACGTCGAGGGCATCCCGCTCGTCAGCCTCTCGCCCCGCCGCCGCCCGCGTCGGCTGCTGCTCGTGAAGCGCGGGATCGACATCGTCGGCGCCGGCATCGGCCTCGTGCTCGCGGCGCCGGTCTTCGTGTGGGCGTGGTGGCGGATCCCGCGTGAGACGCCCGGCCCCGTCTTCTTCCGCCAGACCCGGCTCGGCGAGGATATGAACGAGTTCACGATGCTCAAGTTCCGCACGATGAGCGCCGACGCGGACGCGTCCGGGCATCGCGACTTCGTGGCCCAGTCGATGAACGGCGACGCGGCCGCCGGCGAGCTCTACAAGCTCGACCGCCACGACGTGATCACGCCGACGGGGCGGTCGCTGCGGCGGCTGAGCCTCGACGAGCTGCCCCAGCTCTGGAACGTCCTGCGCGGCGAGATGTCGCTCGTCGGACCGCGGCCGTGCCTCGACTACGAGACCGAGCACTTCGCGCCGCACCACTACGAGCGCTTCCAGATGCCGGCGGGGCTGACCGGCCTGTGGCAGGTGAAGGCGCGGGCGCGCGCGCCGTTCGCCGAGGCGCTCGAGATGGACGTCGCCTACGTGCGCAGCTGGTCGCTCGGCCTCGATCTGCGGCTGATCCTGCGCACGCCCGCCGAGATGCTGCGCCAGCGGAAGGCGACCGTATGA